The window ATCTGACGTTTCTTGATTTGATGTGATACAAAGCGTTTCAATCTCATATCCATTGACTTCACTGTTTATAAAAACCGTCTCATGTTCATATTTCTCAAGAGTATCAAGTACTTTATCCTCTCGATTAGCATAAAAAGCTTCCATCTCATCCGCTTTAACAGATGCTTTTTTACCAACTGTTCCATCATAAACCATACCACCTACAATCCAAGTGGCCGCACCAACCACCGCAGCAGTTGCTGTCGCTACAATTCCAGATCCAATGACGACTTTCTTTTTTTTCATTGCCACACCCCACTCATTTTAAGTTCAAATAAATTTTTACTTATTATAACAAATAATAGTTTGGATATCAAATTTTTAAAATTGTAAACATTTTACACTTATATTCACCACATTCAAATCCAAACTATACTTGTTGTGTCAAACAACAAACTTCTAAGTCTGGAGGATTTTGATATGTTAGAAAAAAATCCAAGTATCAAATGTAACGTCAGCAGTTGTAAGTTTAATAATAAAAATAAACACTACTGTAAATTAGAGACAATCAAAATCGGAACACATGAAAAAAATCCGATTCAAGTAGAATGTACAGATTGTCAATCATTTGAACTTCAAGAATAGCTTAATCCTCTCCTAATATCTTTTAGCTAGATCACATTGATCTAGCTTTTTTTATGATTCATCTTATCAAAAGACCTTTAAGTTAAAGGTTGTTTCAATAGAACGTCTTTGATGAACGATCAAAAAAACTCCATCTTTGTGGAGTTTTAAACCTAAATATTATAAGAAAACTATCTCAAGTAATCCTAAAAGGATGGAAACAGTTAATAGGACCTTAGCTAACATTAGTTTATTTCGATAATATCCAAAAATTCCAATGATACTTAATCCACCTGTCAGCCAACCTACTAACTTTAACATCATAAAGTTAGACGGAAGCGATCCAACAAAAATCCAAACGATAGATAAACTTAATAAAAAAGATGCATAAATCATTGTTTGTTGAAGTTTTTGACGTTTAGTCGTCCACATAAACCAAACAAAAATGAATGATAAAACAAATAAACTCATCATAAAGATAGATAAAATGCCTAATGCCATTTTAAATTCTCCTCCTTTATCTTTAGCAAAAAAATGTTGAATGATCTTATTTTTCAAATTAATAAGTATAGACTATTATATCGCTGTCATTACTTTTTATCAAATAAATCATACTAAATTATGATATACTTCTTTATATATCTTATGTTTATAAATTTATTCTAACCATTAAAAATGATCTGAATGAAGATGATTTAACATTATTTTAGTATTTTAAAAAAGTAGAGGCACTAACTATGAAAACTCCTGTTAAAACCGTTAAAGAATTTCGTGAAACAGTTTTATCTGAATTAAATTTTACCGGTACGAAAGAAAAATACTGTACTTTATACCAAAACAAAAAAAATCCACAAAACGGATTTTTCTTATTATATGAACGTCCTAACTATTATGAGTTTGGAATCGCTGATTATACCATCGATCACTCGTTTACAATCCACTTTGATAATCCACAACGACTCGTCCGTTTAGGAACCGTGTATAAAGGAACGACTGAATTTCAATTAGATAACGCTCCTGTTTCCTCATTCAAACCTTCTTCTTTTTTTGTCGTCGAGCAAGATCTTAAAGGAAAGCAAACTTGGCATCAAGGGCAACATTTTCATGGCGCAGAAATTACGATTTATGAAGCTTACTTTAATGAAGTCATTCAACCCTTATTAAAAAAAGAAGTTGATTTTGATTTTTTTATCAAAAACTATACCTATAATTATCTTCCACTTGAAGTGATGTCCATTATTCAGTCGATGCAAGCTCTCTCTAACAAAAACGCACTTGATCCTCTACAGCTTGAATCGGCTTTACTACAATGCATCTCAATTATTATTCAAACGATTGAAGAGTCACCTAATAATGCATTTACTCATCAACTTTATTATGGAAAAATAAAAATTGGAACTGATCGCTATTTGCATTTAAGTGCCCAAGATATCGGGCGTATTCAACAAGCTCATGATATTTTAACGAAACATGTCGAAGCTCCACCGACCATCGATAAACTGAGTGAGATGGTTTTACTCAATCCACAAAAATTACAAGCGGGATTTTCATATTACTATCATCAATCAATCGGAGACTTTATCACCTCATTAAAAATGACATTAGCCGCTAACTTATTATGTACGACTGAGATGAGGATTTCAGATATTTCAAAAAAAGTAGGCTATCTTTATCCGAGTAACTTTATTAAAATGTTTAAACAAACGTATGATTGCACTCCGCTACAATACCGTAACTATCATAAAAACCCAAAAAACAGCTTATAAAAAGCTGTTTTTTTAATCTTTAATTTGTAACACATTCCAACGAACCAGTAGCGTGACTCCAAAAACTAAACTAGCCGCTAAATAAATGAGCCAATAAATTTGATCAACAAATACTTCAATTAATCCACCAAATAAAATTTGCCCAAGCGGAATACATAACACCGCAAATGCCGATCCAAACGCTAACACTTTTCCTAATACTGAGCTTTCGGTTTCTTCATATAAGTAAGTTGAACTTAGCACATTCGCAATTCCTAAAACACCCATGATGATCATCCCAAAAAGAGTAAATAACGCCACACTAACAAACGACGAACTGTATCCTTTTTGAAATAAAAAAACAGACATTCCCATTAAAGCCATTGAAATCGATGTTAAATATAAAGTTTGATGAATTCGTTTAATATGAAACATCGCTGGTTTTAAGGTAATAATGAACCCGCCAATAATCATTCCTAGTGCAATTAATCCCTCAGCAACTCCATAAACTTCTGATGACAAATTAAACGTTACTTTAATTAAATAAGGGGCAGCAACACTAAAGACAGGCACTAAAAACAAATTATAAAATCCCGAAAATAATAACATTCGAAAGACAATCGGGTTTTTATCTTTTAAGTACGTATAACTTTCTTTCATATCTAATAAGAAGACGGACATAAAGTTTTCTTTTTTCGTTGATTTTTCATGAGGAATTTCTAAAAATAACTCTAAAATAGCTGAAAATATAAAGCTCACTAAATTAAATACCACGACACCTGAAATCCCAAAGAATCCATATAATAATCCTGCTAAAATAGGACCTAAAAAATTACTAAGAGATGAAACTTGTTGAATAATGGCATTCGCTCGAACGAGATTCTCCTTTTTTATTATAACTGGAATACACGTATTAACGACTGGTTGATAAATAGTTGAAATCGTTGATAATACAATCATCACCAAAGCGACGATCCATACTTGATCATTTCCATGAAATAAAACAGTGGCATAAATAGCTAATAAAATCGCACTAATCACATCTAATCCAATCATTAAATGCTTCTTATTTCCTCGATCCGCTAAAATCCCCGCTACGGGAGAAACTAATACGACAGGAATCATCGAGATAGCTAAAATACTAGCAAACACACTCGCCGATCCTGTTAAATCTAACAAATATAACGACAAAGCAAATCGTTGAATCGAACTTCCAAACAGCGAAATAATTTGTCCTATAACTAATAATGTAAAGTTTTTATGAGATAACCGAGTTGACATAACGACTCCTAACTAGCACTTTCTTCTTTTAGATGAAAATCAACACAAATAGGATATTGTTTTGTTTCATCTAATTGTAACGTGGCTTGAATTCCATATAGTGCAAATAAATTTTCCTCTGTAATAACATCTAGAGGTTTTCCAAAGAAGATGACTTCCCCTTCTTTGACTCCCACTAAATAATCAGCAAATTTCGTTGCATTATTTAATTCATGTAAAACCATCACAATCGTGCGGTTTTCTTCTTCATTTAATTTTTTTAACAACATTAAAATTTCAAGTTGATGAGCTAAATCAAGATAAGTCGTCGGTTCATCTAAAACCAAAATTTCTGTTTCCTGTGCCAAAGCCATCGCAATCCACGCACGTTGACGTTGACCTCCTGATAATGAATCAACTGTTCGATTCGCTAATTCAAAAATCCCCGTGACTTTCATCGCCCAATTAATCATTTCAAGATCTTTTTCTTTAAGTCCACTCATTGCTTTTTGATGTGGAAATCGACCATAAGATACCAGCTCTTTAACTAAAAGCCCCGACGGAACAATTGGACTTTGAGGTAACACTGCCATCTTTTTTGCAATCTCTTTAGGCGCTTGTGATTTTAAACTCATACCATCTAATTTAATTTCTCCTTTTTTAGGTGTAATGATACGAGCAATACTTTTTAAAAGCGTTGATTTTCCACATCCATTCGATCCGATAATCATCGTGATTTTTCCTTTTGGAATTTCTAAATTCATATTTTTAATGATGTATTTATCTTCATACGCAACATCTAAATTTTGAACAGAAATTGCATTCATAGACATCCTCCACTCTGCTTATTCTTTTAACATTAAATAAATAAAGTACGGTACCCCAACAATCGCAATCGTTGTTCCTACTGGAATTTCAATCGGTGAGAACACATTTCTTGAAATCGAGTCAGCAAGTAAAATGATCATAATACTCAAAAGACTAGCCATTGGAATTAAACGTCGATGAACGGGTCCTACTAAACGCTTCGCTAAGTGAGGACCGAGCAATCCTAAAAACGCTAGATTTCCCGCTACCGATGTTGCCAAAGCAGCTAAAGCAGTGGCATAAAAGAACAACATTTTTCTTTCTTTTTCTACATGAACACCTAGCCCTGTCGCTAGTTCATCACCTAAATCGATGACATCTAAAATCTTTGATTTCCATAGTGTCAATCCTAAAAAAACAAGCGTCAATGGTAAAATTAAATAGAAAAACTTCCAGCTACTGCCCCAAAGACTTCCGTTAATCCAAGTCAATACTTGATTATAGTCTCCTTGAGCCATATTTAGTTGATACAGTGAAATAAATGCGTTAATCCCAACGTTGACACCAATTCCCGTCAAAATAAGACGCGTCGGTGAAACACCTTTTTTATAACTTAAACGATAAATTAAACTTCCACTAATGAAACTCCCAATCATGGCGATCAATGGCATCACAAACAATGAGGCATCACCAATCTCACTATAATAGGTCTTTTGCCCAGATGAAATAAGCAGAACCACCGCTAACGCTGCCCCTGCGTTAATTCCAATCATACCTGGTTCAGCCAGCTCATTTCGTGTCACACTTTGTAAAATACAACCAGCGGTTGATAAACAAATAGCAACTAACATCGCCACACAAAGACGTGGCAAACGAATATCAAAAATTGTTGTACTTTGAAGCTTTGATCCTTGACCCAATAGCGTCATGACGACTTCACTAAATGACATGGTATACGTTCCCCAACTCAATGTGATTAAAAAAACAACCATTAAAAGAAGACTCATGAGAATCATGATGATAACACTTTTCTTCAACATTAGCCCTCCTTTCTAACCATCCAAATAAATAACGGAACTCCAACTAATGAAGTAAACAATCCAATCGGTGTTTCATACGGTTGATTCACTAAGCGTGCCAACACATCTGCCCAAATCACAAGCGTTGCTCCACCTAAAAAAGAAATAGGCATAATCAAGCGATAATCACTTCCTACAACTTTTCGAACGATATACGGAACGATAAGCCCAATAAATGCAATATTTCCTGCAACCGCCACGCTCACGGCACACATCGGAATAATTAATAACAACGTATAAAGACGAATTTTTACTGGATTTTGCCCAAGTCCAATACACACTTCTTCACCTAAACTAAGCGTATTAATTTTACGAGATAAAAGTAATGAAACAACGGTACCGATTCCACCGATTATGCTAACTAATTTGACACTTTCCCATGTTGTGGCACGAAAACCACCTGAAATCCAAAACGCTAAATTTTGTGATTGATTGGTTAACAGTGCGATGATCGTTGCTAATGAAATAAAAAACGTACTTAACGCCGTTCCTGCCAGTAACAAACGCGATAAATTCATATTTCTTGCACTTTTCATACTAAACAAAAGAACAAGTACTCCACTCACTAAAGCTCCTATTAAAGCAGCGATCATATTTCCAAATAATCCATATAACGTAGAGCTCGTTCCTACCATAGCAACTGCAAACATCGCACCTTGTGTAATTCCCATTAAAGAAGGTTCGGCAACCGGATTTCTTGTCACTCCTTGCACCATTGCCCCGGTAATACCAAGAAGACCGCCTACAAAGGCGGTACAAATGGCTCTTGGTATTCGAACATCTCTTACTAATTGCATTTCTAACACGTCTTCATAGTGAAAGAAACTTTCCCATACGGTTTGTAAAGGAATACTTTTTGCTCCTGCACAAATCGCAACAACTAGCCCGATTATTGCGAATAAACTACAAAAACTAACTAAAGAAATGACTTTTTTATTCATGCATACTCGCTAATAATTGTTGTATTTCTTCAACAAACGCTAAACGTCCAATTGGGCTATAACCTTGATTAAAGTATGGACTCGCTGGTAATGTCACAACATTTCCTGCTTTAACAGCTTCTGTTCCATTCCAAATGCTACTTGATGTTAATGTTTGTAAATCTTCATCTGTTCCAATCGCGAAAATATAATCTGAATTAATTTCAGCTAATCCTTCTAGTGAAACAACAGGTAAACTAATATCTTCTTGTTCTGGCATTCCCGCTGGTTTTGCTAACCCCATATCGTCATACAATACTGAACCTAAACCTGCTTGATCAAAAATAAATAAGCTTCCGGCACTCGCTAAAAATGATAAATAAGTGCTATTTTCTCCGTAAGTTGCTTTAATTTGATCACCAACTGCTGCAGCTTTATCTAAGTAATGATTAATCCAAGTTGTTGCCTCTTCTTCTTTTCCAAACACGTTTGCCACATGCATAAAGTCTTCTTTCCAATCAACTTGTTTCATTTCAATCATGACCACAGGTGCAATTTTTGATAATTGATCATACATTTTTTCTTGAACCGTTGAAATCACAATGACATCTGGTTCTAAAGCAATGATGGCTTCAACATCCATCTCGGCTAACATACTGTAA of the Turicibacter sp. TJ11 genome contains:
- a CDS encoding DUF1540 domain-containing protein translates to MLEKNPSIKCNVSSCKFNNKNKHYCKLETIKIGTHEKNPIQVECTDCQSFELQE
- a CDS encoding helix-turn-helix transcriptional regulator, which encodes MKTPVKTVKEFRETVLSELNFTGTKEKYCTLYQNKKNPQNGFFLLYERPNYYEFGIADYTIDHSFTIHFDNPQRLVRLGTVYKGTTEFQLDNAPVSSFKPSSFFVVEQDLKGKQTWHQGQHFHGAEITIYEAYFNEVIQPLLKKEVDFDFFIKNYTYNYLPLEVMSIIQSMQALSNKNALDPLQLESALLQCISIIIQTIEESPNNAFTHQLYYGKIKIGTDRYLHLSAQDIGRIQQAHDILTKHVEAPPTIDKLSEMVLLNPQKLQAGFSYYYHQSIGDFITSLKMTLAANLLCTTEMRISDISKKVGYLYPSNFIKMFKQTYDCTPLQYRNYHKNPKNSL
- a CDS encoding MFS transporter yields the protein MSTRLSHKNFTLLVIGQIISLFGSSIQRFALSLYLLDLTGSASVFASILAISMIPVVLVSPVAGILADRGNKKHLMIGLDVISAILLAIYATVLFHGNDQVWIVALVMIVLSTISTIYQPVVNTCIPVIIKKENLVRANAIIQQVSSLSNFLGPILAGLLYGFFGISGVVVFNLVSFIFSAILELFLEIPHEKSTKKENFMSVFLLDMKESYTYLKDKNPIVFRMLLFSGFYNLFLVPVFSVAAPYLIKVTFNLSSEVYGVAEGLIALGMIIGGFIITLKPAMFHIKRIHQTLYLTSISMALMGMSVFLFQKGYSSSFVSVALFTLFGMIIMGVLGIANVLSSTYLYEETESSVLGKVLAFGSAFAVLCIPLGQILFGGLIEVFVDQIYWLIYLAASLVFGVTLLVRWNVLQIKD
- a CDS encoding ABC transporter ATP-binding protein encodes the protein MNAISVQNLDVAYEDKYIIKNMNLEIPKGKITMIIGSNGCGKSTLLKSIARIITPKKGEIKLDGMSLKSQAPKEIAKKMAVLPQSPIVPSGLLVKELVSYGRFPHQKAMSGLKEKDLEMINWAMKVTGIFELANRTVDSLSGGQRQRAWIAMALAQETEILVLDEPTTYLDLAHQLEILMLLKKLNEEENRTIVMVLHELNNATKFADYLVGVKEGEVIFFGKPLDVITEENLFALYGIQATLQLDETKQYPICVDFHLKEESAS
- a CDS encoding FecCD family ABC transporter permease, whose amino-acid sequence is MKKSVIIMILMSLLLMVVFLITLSWGTYTMSFSEVVMTLLGQGSKLQSTTIFDIRLPRLCVAMLVAICLSTAGCILQSVTRNELAEPGMIGINAGAALAVVLLISSGQKTYYSEIGDASLFVMPLIAMIGSFISGSLIYRLSYKKGVSPTRLILTGIGVNVGINAFISLYQLNMAQGDYNQVLTWINGSLWGSSWKFFYLILPLTLVFLGLTLWKSKILDVIDLGDELATGLGVHVEKERKMLFFYATALAALATSVAGNLAFLGLLGPHLAKRLVGPVHRRLIPMASLLSIMIILLADSISRNVFSPIEIPVGTTIAIVGVPYFIYLMLKE
- a CDS encoding iron ABC transporter permease; amino-acid sequence: MNKKVISLVSFCSLFAIIGLVVAICAGAKSIPLQTVWESFFHYEDVLEMQLVRDVRIPRAICTAFVGGLLGITGAMVQGVTRNPVAEPSLMGITQGAMFAVAMVGTSSTLYGLFGNMIAALIGALVSGVLVLLFSMKSARNMNLSRLLLAGTALSTFFISLATIIALLTNQSQNLAFWISGGFRATTWESVKLVSIIGGIGTVVSLLLSRKINTLSLGEEVCIGLGQNPVKIRLYTLLLIIPMCAVSVAVAGNIAFIGLIVPYIVRKVVGSDYRLIMPISFLGGATLVIWADVLARLVNQPYETPIGLFTSLVGVPLFIWMVRKEG
- a CDS encoding ABC transporter substrate-binding protein yields the protein MKKIILAMTSIFVLIAGLVGCSNENKTTESTPSNVEERVITDVKGEVSIPVEPQRMVDISGASDILSLLGYDVIGTANSDGYDYTKLPTYLEDVLKNAKILGYSMLAEMDVEAIIALEPDVIVISTVQEKMYDQLSKIAPVVMIEMKQVDWKEDFMHVANVFGKEEEATTWINHYLDKAAAVGDQIKATYGENSTYLSFLASAGSLFIFDQAGLGSVLYDDMGLAKPAGMPEQEDISLPVVSLEGLAEINSDYIFAIGTDEDLQTLTSSSIWNGTEAVKAGNVVTLPASPYFNQGYSPIGRLAFVEEIQQLLASMHE